The nucleotide sequence GGCCAGGTGAGGCTTGTATTCCGGGTTCAGCAACTGGTCACGCCAGCGCTTGGGCATGGGAATCTTGTTCACCAGGGAGTCGTATCCTTCGTTAAGGCCTTCGATGCTGAGCACATTGCGATCTACGGCAGACATATTGACTTCGTCCACACGCCAAACCAGTTCAGAAGGCATGAAGTTCTTCAGGTAACCCTGGGAAGCGTCAATGCTGTACTTACGATTGACCTTGATGGTATCGCCAGCCTTGGAATAGTTCAATACACCGAACGTCTTGGTAATGGTTCCCATACGTTCTTCGCCTTCCATGTCGTAAGTGGCGATAAAGCTCTGCACGCAGATTTCAACATCTACGGGAGCCTTCAAATCATAATTTATCGTAACATCGGAATCGTTACAGGCACAAAGGGCCAATGCGGCACAAAGGCCAAATAAACTTCTAAGATTCATAAATTATCGAGTCTTGACCAAGGTGATTTCTTTCTGTGCAATGACATTGCCATCGGCACTGAATTCAACAACGATAGAACCCGGCTGCTTTTGACGGCTAAGTTCACGGGCTGTCATAAGGCCGCCATGCTTAGATTTGCCCTGCAAGGTGTAGGAATCCATCTTTTCTGTCACCGGAATTTCACGGGACCAGATTTCCTTACCCTTGTTAGCCAAGGTTCCTTCAAAGAAAGCGGTCTTCAGTTTGGTGAAGTCAAAGTTGCGACCATACTTGAACTGGACAATCATCTGGTCAGCCAAGTCAAATTCGCTAGTAGTATCCACAACCACATGGGCAGTGGGATTCCAGTCTCGACCGCAGGAAATAGAAGGTTCCTCGGACATACAGCCGGCAATAAAACCGCAAAGAGCTACAGTAGCAGCAAGAATCATTTTTTTCATATTACAAACTCTCTTTTAGAACCAGAAACGGAGACCCACGCGGAAGAAGAAGTCCGGGAACTTCCATTCCACATCGTCGTCGTCATAGTACTCATGCTTTCCATTGTTCCAGTCGTGATCGTCTTCCCAGCTCAGGTAGTGGAATTCGACCACCGGGCTCAATTCGAAATAGAGCTGCAGCGGAATGACCGGGAATTCCCACTGGAAACCGCCAGTGACACCGGCACGGATGGCGAAGCCAAATTCATCACGCCACCACCAACGATCGTTATGATCCTTGTAGTCAACCCAGTATTCTTCATCCCACAAGCCGATACCACCGGTGGGGCCAACATAGAAGCCCATACGGCCCAGTTCCTTGGGATTGTTCAAATAGAAATTCCAATAGTAACCAACGTAGGCACCAAAGGAATTGTCGTCGTCACTGAGGTACAAATGGGCGTAAATATCCAAGGTAATGTCATTGCCCATGCGCATCATGAAATCGAGACCCGCATGTTCACCAGGATTGCCAGCCTGAATCCAGCCACCAGCACCCATGTTTTTAGAGGAGCTACCAGATTGACCGGAACTAGAACTTTTTGCAGATACGGCAACAGGCAGCATCACGCAGAGAATGAGAGAGATTAGCAATTTTTTCATCATGCCAATCAATTTAACAAAAACTATCGGGAAAGGACAGCCAGCATTTCCATGTGGGGGGTCTGCGGGTAGAAGGCAAAGGCCTCCGCAGACTTCATAGTAAACCCGAATTCCCTTAATTTCGCAAAATCGCGGGCAAGGGTCACAGGATCGCAGGAAACGTAAATCAATTTTTTCACGGAGCTTTTGGCAATGGCATCCAGCGCTGTAGGCGGAAGGCCTGTACGGGGCGGGTCCACAATCAATGTGGCGGGAATGTCCACCACGTTTTCGGCAAGCCAGTCTTCTGCCGGAGCGGAAACATTTTCCGCATTTCCAGACAAATTAACCTTGGCATGCTTTAGGCAGCCATCGTCTCGTTCCACAGTGGTAACGCGTTTGAACTTGTCCTGGAGAAGGGCGGCAAAGAAGCCTACGCCGCTGAACAAGTCGATAAGCCATTCGTCGCTGGCTTCGCCACTTTTGATACCCTCATCAACGGCGTTGCGTACAGCGTCCACAAGCTCCGGCAACAAACCCAGATTGCTCTGGAAAAATACAGAGGCGTCGGACTCGATTTTCTTGCCGCCGATTTCCACAACGCTTACAGCGTTCTTCTGGAATTCTGCAGCAGGCATGCCATCGTAATAGTAGCTGACCTGGCCGTTTCCGTTATCAAAAATATTCAGTTCCCTGGCCTTCAAACTCTTGGCAGGGCCTTTTAAAAAATCATTCAGTCCCTTGGTGAGAACAGGGCAATCCGCAAAAGTTACTGCGTGATTGGATTCCTGTTCACGGAAGCCGAAGCGGGCTCCATCCTCACGGTTACCGCAGAACACCACGCGGGCTCGGTTGCGATAGTTCCAGGGGTTTCCCGTATGAACCTTGAAGTTGTCCGGAAGTTCCGCATGGGCCAGGCGTCTAAAATTTTCACGTTCCACCTGGGCCAGGTATTCTACCTGCTTGGCTGAATCCAGATGCTGCAGGGAGCAGCCGCCACAGCGGCCATACAACGGACACTTGGGCTTTACACGATCGGGGCTAGTTTCCAAAACTTCCAGAACGCGCCCGCGGGTAAAATCCTTCTTCTGGAAGGTCAGAAGGACCTTGCAAAGTTCCCCCGGAAGGGCTCCAGCCACAAAGCACACGCGACCATCGGCCAAGCGTCCCATGCCCTCGCCGCCCTGCACCATCTTATCGATGCGCAGTTCAACAAAGCGGGATTCACCCTTGAAGCCTCTCTTGTCCTTAAAATTTCTGCGGAAGTCAGCCATTTAAAAATCAGTCAATTAAATCGGTCAAATAAAAAAAATCAGTTATCGCTTAATGGTAGGAACACTAGCCAAAAGTTTCTGGGTGTATTCATGCTGCGGATTCACAAGAACCTTGTCCGCCTCGCCACGTTCCACCACCTTGCCAAAGTACATCACCAGCACGTCGTCGCTCAAGGCGCGAACCACCTGCATGTCGTGGCTAATGAACAGCAGGCTAATTCCAAGTTCATTGCGCAAGTCGTCCAGCAAATGCAAAATTTGAGCCTGCACAGAAACGTCCAGGGCGCTGGTCACTTCGTCGCACAAAAGAACCTTGGGCTCCACCATAAGGCTTCGTGCAATACACAGGCGCTGGCGCTGTCCGCCGGAAAATTCGTGGGGGAATTTATCAAGGGCTCCCGCGGGAATAGAAACGCGGTCCAGCAGCTTCTGCGCCCTCGTTCTAGCGTCGTCAAAGGAAAAACCGCGGGCCACCACGGGCGCCGTCAAAATTTCAGCAACCGTCTGTCGAGGATTCAGGCTGCTGAAAGGGTCCTGGAAAATCATCTGGACCAAGTCGCGGACCCTACGAACCGCAGCCCCGTTCTTAAAGTTCACGTTTTCGCCAAGCAACTTGTAGGAGCCGAAATCCGCCTGAACAAGCCCCACCAGGGACTTCACCAGAGTGGACTTACCGCAACCGGACTCGCCTACGATAGAAAGGATCTTTCCCTGGGGAAGCGTAAAGGATACGTTATCAACAGCGGTAAAATAGTTCTTGACCTTGCCAAAAACACCCCCACGGATGGGAAACTTCACCGTTAGATTTTCCACCTCAAGGGCAGGAACTTGCGTATCCAAAATCAACTATCCTTCCACTTCACCATCCAGGCTAGCCAAGGCTTCCTGAACGTTCTTTTCGGTTTTCAGCAAAATCTGTCTGCAGGTACGAAGCAGTTCCGTAGCTTCCTGAACCTGGCCAGCAAGCTCATCAATCTCCATTTCGGAATTGTCAATACGTTCCAAAATGTTTTCTAGACGCTCCATAGCGTTTTTATATTCAAAGTTTTCCTGACTCATGCCTTTGAATATAGTAGATTTACCACCGTGAGTTTTGGAAGAACAAGGATTTTTCGGCTTTTACGCCTAAGCATCGCCCTAACCCTGGGCGCCCTTTTCGCAGCATGCCTAGACATTCCTAGCAACCCAGACTCTACGGCCGTGGTCGAGACCGTAAAGGTCATGGTTTACCAGAACGACATCTACGACTCAACGTTCTACAAAATCAATCCTGCAGAATCAGCCTCCCTGGTAGCAAAAGTTTATCCTGCTTCCTTCGAAAACGAACTGGAATTCTACTGGTACTTCAACGACGAACTTGTAGATAGCGGTACCGTATACTCCATCCGTTTTCAGGATCTGAGCAACATTCCCAACATTCTTTTCGTCACCGACAAAGGTGGCAATTCCAGAACTGTCAGATTTACCACAATCCTTAATTCTGCTCCGATCATTGACAGCAAGACTATCCCCGCCGACGGAGACAGCATCGAAGCCACGGAGAACACCCCCGTTCTTTTCCAGTGGAACACCTTCGACTCCAACGACGATAAGCTGACCCACATTTTGGAAATCGACAGCACAAGCTACAACGTTGGTCCTCTGACAAAAATATCCCAGTCCGGATTCGAACCTGGTGAGCACTCTTTCCGCGTTATTGCAACAGACTCCTTTGGCGATTCCGACACTCTGTCCTGGGTTCGCTTCACCATCACAAATTCACGGGAGGATTCCGAATGACCCCAAAGCGTCATGCCTCCCTGATTTTTGCGGTGCTAGCCCTTTTCCTTGCAGCCCTTTGCAGCTGTACCGATGCCGACGACGTTATCTTTAACGGCGACGACACTGAATACATCAGCGTCCAGGCCTACATCACCCGCGTACTGGATTCCAGCGCCACCATGATGAAATCAGACACCATCACCCCTGGCGACTCCCTGATTTTCATGACCAACGTGTACCCGTCAAAATCCATCAGGAGCAAGGACTACTATTGGACCATTGACGACAAGGCTTTCGCAGGAGAATACAATTTTAGAAGACCGGTGTACTCTCCGGGCCGACACCTGATAAAGTTCATCCTTGTGGACTTTTTCGGAGACACCCTTACCGACAGCATAAACCTCATTGTCGCATCCACTCCGAAGCTAGATGACCAAGCCTTCATTCCCGCCAAGGGCATCCAGAACATAGCCTCCACAGACATTGTGAATTTTGCGTGGAACGCCTCCGATCCTGACGGCATGTGGGATTTGTCCCATCATTTCATCCTGAAAGAAGCTGAAGGGTTTTACGAGAAGCCGAAGGTCCTTGTGGACACCATCCTGAAGGAAGCCTACTTCACCTACCGCAAGGGATTCTCCCCATTGACCCATTATGAATGGTCCGTTTCCGTTGAAAACAATATCGGTCAAAAGTCTGAAGAAACAATCCACGGAACATTGAATACCCAGGGCGTTCCAGGCGAAAACGCCATCTACGGATTCGTCACCCATACATCATCAAACAAGGCCTTGCCAATCCATTTGGAACTCAGGAACGACTTCGACGAAGTTGTCTATAGAGCAGACGACTATAACATGGAGAAGGGTGCTTTTGTTGTGAAGCCCATTGCAGACGGCGACTACAAGATAACAGCATCTATCGATGGATACACAGACTTCACCCCCGCCACACAAGAAATATCCATTCGGGGAAACCAGGTCTTGACCTTAAAAACCATGACCCTGCAAGACAACTACCCACCGCAAATACTGGCATTCAGCGGCAAGGATACCATTCCTTGCACAGCCCCCCTGAAGTTCGGCATATGGGATAAAGGCGGAGACATTTTGAGCAACCGCATCAAAATCGCTTACGAGTCCACAAGCATATCTAATTTCACTTTCAAGAATGACACGCTGACCGCCGTTATTCCCGAAATCAAGACAAACTGGACCACCAAAACTCTTTCCGTCACAGCCTACGACCAAAGCGGAAACAAAAAGCAAAAGACTCTTTATATAGCACCATGCACCACCCTTGCGGAGGCGTACAGTGAATAAGATTTTTGCATACGCGCTTTTCCTCGCCAGTTTGTTCATCTGCATGGCGCTTTGTTCCTGCGGCGATAACCACCTCGCCTCAGAGGGGCC is from Fibrobacter sp. and encodes:
- a CDS encoding TRAM domain-containing protein, producing MADFRRNFKDKRGFKGESRFVELRIDKMVQGGEGMGRLADGRVCFVAGALPGELCKVLLTFQKKDFTRGRVLEVLETSPDRVKPKCPLYGRCGGCSLQHLDSAKQVEYLAQVERENFRRLAHAELPDNFKVHTGNPWNYRNRARVVFCGNREDGARFGFREQESNHAVTFADCPVLTKGLNDFLKGPAKSLKARELNIFDNGNGQVSYYYDGMPAAEFQKNAVSVVEIGGKKIESDASVFFQSNLGLLPELVDAVRNAVDEGIKSGEASDEWLIDLFSGVGFFAALLQDKFKRVTTVERDDGCLKHAKVNLSGNAENVSAPAEDWLAENVVDIPATLIVDPPRTGLPPTALDAIAKSSVKKLIYVSCDPVTLARDFAKLREFGFTMKSAEAFAFYPQTPHMEMLAVLSR
- a CDS encoding ATP-binding cassette domain-containing protein codes for the protein MDTQVPALEVENLTVKFPIRGGVFGKVKNYFTAVDNVSFTLPQGKILSIVGESGCGKSTLVKSLVGLVQADFGSYKLLGENVNFKNGAAVRRVRDLVQMIFQDPFSSLNPRQTVAEILTAPVVARGFSFDDARTRAQKLLDRVSIPAGALDKFPHEFSGGQRQRLCIARSLMVEPKVLLCDEVTSALDVSVQAQILHLLDDLRNELGISLLFISHDMQVVRALSDDVLVMYFGKVVERGEADKVLVNPQHEYTQKLLASVPTIKR
- the xseB gene encoding exodeoxyribonuclease VII small subunit, whose product is MSQENFEYKNAMERLENILERIDNSEMEIDELAGQVQEATELLRTCRQILLKTEKNVQEALASLDGEVEG
- a CDS encoding carboxypeptidase-like regulatory domain-containing protein, producing the protein MTPKRHASLIFAVLALFLAALCSCTDADDVIFNGDDTEYISVQAYITRVLDSSATMMKSDTITPGDSLIFMTNVYPSKSIRSKDYYWTIDDKAFAGEYNFRRPVYSPGRHLIKFILVDFFGDTLTDSINLIVASTPKLDDQAFIPAKGIQNIASTDIVNFAWNASDPDGMWDLSHHFILKEAEGFYEKPKVLVDTILKEAYFTYRKGFSPLTHYEWSVSVENNIGQKSEETIHGTLNTQGVPGENAIYGFVTHTSSNKALPIHLELRNDFDEVVYRADDYNMEKGAFVVKPIADGDYKITASIDGYTDFTPATQEISIRGNQVLTLKTMTLQDNYPPQILAFSGKDTIPCTAPLKFGIWDKGGDILSNRIKIAYESTSISNFTFKNDTLTAVIPEIKTNWTTKTLSVTAYDQSGNKKQKTLYIAPCTTLAEAYSE